ATTGTCGCGGCCGCCGCGACGACCGCGTTTGGCTGTGGTGACGATGCGCCGTCGGTGAGCGTCTCGGACCGGTCGCGCGCGTACTTCCCTCAATCGGTGGCCTCCGGTGAGCCCCGTCCCGACAGCGTGGTGCTGTGGACGCGCGCGGTGGACCCGGAGCACGCGGGGGACGACACGGCGCTCACGCTGGAGGTGTCCGAGGAGGAGTCCTTCGGCACGCTCGTGCTGCAGACCGAGGTGGTGGCGCGCGCGGCGCACGACCATGCGCTCAAGGTGAAGGTGACGAACCTCAAGCCGCGCACCACCTACTATTACCGCTTCCTGTACGCGCACGACGGCGAGCGCTTCTCCACCGTGGTGGGCCGCACGCGCACCGCGCCGGCCGCCGGGGACGAGGTGCCGGTGAAGTTCGCCTTCGCGAGCTGCCAGGACTACGTGGGCCGCTACTTCAACACGTGGAACCGGCTGCTGCAGCTCGACGAGGAGCTGGACTTCGTCATGTTCCTCGGGGACTACGTGTACGAGACGACGGGCGACCCGGCCTTCCAGTCCACCAACTCCCTGCGCAGCGTGCGCTTCAGCGAGCCGGCAGGGGCGCTCGTGCAGCGCACGGGCATCTTCGAGTACTACGCCGCCGCGTCGCTCTCCAACTACCGGGACCTGTACAAGCTCATCCGCACGGACGCCATCCTGCAGCGCGTGCACGAGCGCTACCCCTTCATCGTCATGTGGGATGACCACGAGTTCTCCGACGACTGCTGGGGCGCGCACGCCACGTACGAGGACGAGAAGCGCTCGGAGGAGCAGACCGAGCGGCGGCGCAACGCGGAGCAGGCCTTCTTCGAGTTCATCCCCATCGACGCCACCCCCACGGGCGCGGCGCAGGGCGCCATCGACGTGAGCTCCGAGCCCCGTTTCCCGGACACGCGCGTCTACCGGGACTTCGAGTTCGGCAAGCACCTGAAGCTCATCGTCACGGACTACCGCACCTACCGGCCCGACCACCTCATCGCCGAGGATGCCTACCCGGGCACGGTGGTGATGGATGCCCCGACGCTGGCGGCCCTGGGCGCCGCGCCGGCGTTCGCCTCGGAGCAGTTCGCCTACATCAACGTGGATGCCCCCGAGTACGCCCAGGTGAAGGGCGCGCTGCGCCAGGTGTACCTGCAGCTCGCCACCCAGGCAGGGGCGGAGAACCCCCAGGGCAAGGCGGACACGTGGGTGAAGGGCAACCTGGCCCTGGCGTACGTCAACCCCGTGCTGGCGCAGATTGGCGTGGCGCCCATCCCCACCGCCAACCAGCCCCGGGGCATGGCCTACGTGCACATGGGCAAGGTGGGCCTGTTCGACATCCGGGGCTCGCGCTACGTCGTGGTGAAGGACACCTTCGATCTGTACGCGCAGTACCGGTACGCCACCTCCCAGGGGGCCAGCGAGAACGTGCTGGGCGCCGCCCAGGAGGCGTGGTTCAAGGAGCGGCTGACCGCGAAGAACACCTGGAAGATCATCGTCAGCTCCGTGTCGTTGACGCCGCTCGTCTGGGACTTGCGCGGCAAGACGGACATCCCGGATGCCACGCTGCGCCAGCGCTTCGCCTTCAACGCGGACGGGTGGGACGGCTTCCCCACCAAGCGCAAGGAGCTGCTGCAGTACGTGGCCGCGAACGCGCAGAACGCGCTCTTCATCTCCGGGGACATCCACGCCTCGTACGCCTCGGTGGAGGAGAACGTCCCGGCGCTGACGACGCCGGCCATCTCCTCGGGCGTGGTGAAGGAGCTCGCGGGCACGGCCGTCATGGGCGCGGGCTACGCGGAGGGCAGCGCGCTCTACCGCTACGCCATCGCCGAGCTGGATCCGACGCTCAAGGCGGGCAACCCGAACATCGTCTTCTCCAACTCCGAGGCCCATGGCTTCGTGGTGCTGGAGGTGCGCGCGAACGAGGCCCTGGCCTCCTTCCACCTCATCCCCAGCAGCGAGGTGAACAAGGACTACTCGCTGCGCAACGAGAGCGAGCTGCGCAACCGGTTTACCCGCCAGGACGTGCGCGTCCAGAATGGGAAGATCTCCACCCTCTGAGCCTGACAGGGGCTTCGCATGAGCACACCGGATGTCCGCCTGGTTCCCGCGCTGGCCGAGCACCTCGAGGCCTGGCTGGCCATCCGGGCGGGGCCCACCTCGCGGCGCCTCCTGCCCCTGGAGGATGCGCCGCGGGAGGCCTTGCTGCGGCGGCTGACGGAGGCGAGCAGCGACGTCATGGACCTGCGGGCCACGAGCTTCCGGTGGATGGTGGAGTCCGAGGGCCGCATCGTGGGCACCGTGTCCGCGCGGGATTTGTCGCGCTACCACGGCCGCGTGGAGGTGGGGTACATGCTCGCCGAGGACTCCCTGGGCCGGGGGCTGGGCACCCGGGCCCTGACGCTCCTCCTGGACAAGCTCTTCGCGATCCCCTCGCTCTACCACGTGTGGCTCACGACGACCGAGCCCAACCGGGCCTCGCAGGGGCTGGCGCGCAAGCTGGGCTTCCGCCAGGAGGGGCTCCTGCGCGGCCACTGCATCGTCCAGGGCGAGCGGATGGACCAGCAGGTGTGGGGCCTGCTGCGGCCCGAGTGGGAGGCCGGGCGGAGTGCACGGAATTTGAAGCCTCCAGAGGGGTGATAGGGTGGCGGGGCCATGCACGCCTACGCCGCCGAGTTGGCCCGGGAACTGGGCCTCAAGCCCGAGCAGGTGGACAAGACCCTCGCGCTCCAGGACGAGGGGGCCACCGTGCCCTTCATCGCCCGCTACCGCAAGGAGGCCACCGGGGGCCTCGATGAGGTGCAGATTCAGACCATCCTGGACCGCGCCGCGGAGCGGGCGGACTTCGATGCGCGCCGGGAGACCATCCTGCGCACCATCGAGGGCCAGGGGAAGCTGACGCCGGAGCTCTCCCAGGCGCTGCAGAAGGCCCGGACGCGCGCCGAGCTGGAGGACCTGTACCTGCCCTACAAGCCCAAGCGGCGCACCCGGGCGGCGATCGCCCGCGAGCGCGGCCTGGAGCCGCTGGCGGACGTGCTCTGGAAGCAGGAGGGCCGGCGCGGCGAGGACGCCGGGGCGAAGGTGCGGCCGTTCGTGAACGCGGAGAAGGGGGTGCCGGACGGGGCCGCGGCGCTCGCGGGCGCGCGCGACATCTGCGCCGAGCGCGTGGCCGAGGACGCGGGGCTGCGCCGGGCGGCGCGCGAGGTGTGCGCCCGGAGCGGGCGCCTGGGCTCCAGCGTGGTGCCCGCCAAGAAGGGCGAGACGACGAAGTTCGAGGCCTACTACGCCCACGAGGAGCCGCTCGCGCAGGCGCCCTCGCACCGCATCCTGGCGCTGCTCCGGGGCGAGGCCGAGGAGGTGCTGCGGGTGAAGCTCACCTTCCCGGGGGACGAGGTGAAGGGGCTGCTCACCTCGCGCGTGGTGACGAAGCCGCAGGCGCTCTTCGCCGGCGAGCTGCGCGCGGCGGCGGAGGATGCGTGGGAGCGGCTCCTGGAGCCCTCGCTGGAGTCCGAGCTGCGCGCGGAGCTGAAGGAGCGCGCGGACCGGCAGGCCATCGCCGTGTTCGGCGAGAACCTGCGCCACCTGCTTCTGGCGCCCCCGGCCGGCACGCGGCCCGTGCTGGCGTTGGATCCGGGGCTGCGCACCGGGGTGAAGCTGGTGATGCTGGATGACACGGGCACGGTGGTGGAGACGGCCACGCTCTACACGGAGCGCTCGCCCGACGAGCGCGCCCGCGCGGCGAGGCAGTTCGCCGCCGTGGTGCAGAAGCACCGCCCGGAGCTGATCGCCGTGGGCAACGGCACCGGCAGCCGCGAGGCCGAGGGCTTCGTGCGCGAGGTGCAGCAGCAGCTCGGCACGAAGGTGGCCGTGGTGTCCGTGAGCGAGCAGGGCGCCTCGGTGTACTCCGCCTCGGAGGTGGCCCGCGAGGAGTTCCCCCACCTGGACGTGTCCCTGCGCGGGGCGGTGTCCATCGGGCGCAGGTTGCAGGACCCGCTGGCGGAGCTGGTGAAGATCGACCCGAAGAGCATCGGCGTGGGCCAGTACCAGCACGACGTGGAGCAGGGCTGGCTGAAGAAGAAGCTGGGCGAGGTGGTGGACTCGTGCGTGAACGCGGTGGGCGTGGACGTGAACACCGCGTCCCCCCAGCTCTTGGAGCACGTGTCCGGGGTGGGGCCCTCGCTGGCGAAGAAGCTGGTGGCCCACCGCAGCCAGAAGGGCACCTTCTCCACGCGCCGCGAGCTGCTCAAGGTGAGCGGCCTGGGGCCGAAGACGTTCGAGCAGGCGGCGGGCTTCCTGCGCGTGCGGGGCCCGGAGCCGCTGGATGCGAGCGCGGTCCACCCCGAGCGCTACCCCGTGGTGGAGCGCATGGCGAAGGACCTGGGCGTGGAGGTGGGGGCGCTGGTGGGCAACGGGGCGCTGGTGAAGAAGATCGACCCGAAGCGCTACCTGGGGGCGGACCTGGGCGAGCTGACGCTCCAGGACATCCTCGCCGAGCTGGAGAAGCCCAGCCGGGACCCACGCGGTGACTTCACCGCGCTTGCCCTGCGGGATGACCTGAAGACGCTGGAGGACGTGAAGGAGGGGATGGTGCTCCAGGGCGTGGTCACCAACGTCACCGCGTTCGGCGCGTTCGTGGACGTCGGGGTCCACCAGGACGGCCTGGTCCACGTGTCCCAGCTCTCCACGCGCTTCGTGAAGGATCCGGCGGAGGTGGTGAAGGTGGGAGACCGCCTCACGGTGAGGGTCCTCTCGGTGGACCTGGTCCGCAAGCGGCTGGCGCTCTCCGTGCGCGCGGCCCAGGAGGGTGGGGCCGCGGCCTCCTCCGCGCCGCAGGCCGCGAGCCGCCCACCGGCCAGCCCGGGACGGGCCCCGGCGGGAGGACGGGAGTCGCCTCCCCGGCGGCCCTCGGGAGACCGTCCCGCGCCGGCGGAGAAGAAGGGACCCGAGCCGTTCAACAACCCCTTCCGCCACCTCAAGCGCTGAGGGACGGGCCCATGCGCCGGAGGCCCTGGGCATTCCTGGCGGTCTCCCTGGGGCTGCACGGCCTGGTGCTGGGGGGCCTCGCGTGGAGGGCTCCCAGGAGGCCCGTCTCCTCCCGCACCCCTCCGGCTCCCCTGTGGATGGAGGTTCGGGAGGCGCCTCCGCCTCCACCCGCCGGGCCCGCTGCTCCCGCGCCCGCCCCGTCCAAGCCCATCGCGTCCTCCTCACCGAAGGGGCGCGGAGAGGCTCCCCGGCAGGCGCTCCCCTCGCCGCCGGCCGCCGTTCCCCCGCAGGGGCCCGGCGGGGAGGCAGTTCCCTCCTCACCGGAGGCTCCCCTCGCCTCGGACGTTCCCCGGCGGCCCTTCCTGGTGCCTGTGGTGCCTGCCCTCCCCGTGCCTGCGCCCGTGGAGAAGGGCGAGCAGGCACGGGTGGCCGAGCGGGTCGATTCGCTGCTGCGCGGGGACCAGGCTGCCGCCCAGGTGAGCCAGGGCCATGTGGATGCCTACTTCGCGCAGCTCCGGCAGGCGATGGCGCAGGGCGTGGGCGGGCGCGTCCAGGAGGGGGCTCAGGCGCCCCGCGCGTCTCCCCCGGAGGAGACGGGCTTCGTGGAGGACCGCCCCGTGCCGCCGCCCTCCGCCGACCGCATCGAGGTCGTGGAGCGCTATTCGGCGAACACGCAGGCGGTGAAGCGGGATCCCTTCGGGCTGACGCCAGGGGGGCTGATTGGCCGGGCCCTGGTGATGCCCATTTTCAGCACGGACCTGGAAGCTCCTGACAGCCGGTTGCCCTTGAGGGCCGTCATCGAGCTGCGGCAGGTCCGCGCGTCCCAGGAGTCCTTCGCCCGTCTGCTCAAGTCCTCCCAGAACGCGGCCTTCGACGCGCACGTGCTGGCACGGGTTCCCGAGGCGGTGGCCTCCCTGCCGCTGCCGGCCCGGAGGGTGGGCAGCGCGATGGACGAGGTGTGCAGTGTCTGGTCTTTCGAGGGAACCCCGGAGCCGCCTGCCGTGGTGAGGCTCCGGCTGCTGCGCATCTACTGAGCGGCCTCGGCGGCCCCTTTGGACGGAAGGACACTGTCGAAGCGGCCCGTATGACATGGCTTGGCTTGGGGCTCTGGTGAGGCGGGCCTTCCAGCCATAAGCTGCACCTGGGTGTCTGGTTGCTCCAAAGTGAGGCCGGGCAAGTTCAGGTCAGACCCAAGTGCTGGGCGGGGGATCGTGGAGTGAATGGGTTGGCCATGATGCCCATGTTGATACCCATGCGACACGAGGTCTGGAGGACGAGTGGCTCGCTCCCGCACTAGAATAACCGTCCAACCAAGGCCTCGGCTTCACTCCGGCTCCCTGCTGTCGAGAGGAGCGGACCCATGAGCCGGGACGCCGTGGCGCGCACGGCCCTCGCGGTGTTCATGGGGGACCGCAAGAAGGACATTCTCGAACGCTGGCGGAACCGGGTCCGGGAGGGATTGGATCCGCTGCTCGTGCCCAAGGGCTTCCTGGACATGCTCCCGGGGTTCTTCGAGGCCTGGCTCTCCACGCTCACGGGGTGGCGGGGGCAGCTGACCCTGGATGCCTCGCTGGAGGCGATCTCCGCGATTCAGCGGTATGGCCGGCACTGCTTTCAGTCGGGCCTGGGCATCGCGGAGCTGGTGCGCGGCCACCAGCTGCTGCGCGAGACGGTCTTCGATGCCATGGAGGAGGCGCAGGAGCCGCCGGACTTCGCGGCGCTGCGCGTGCTGACGGGCACGCTGGAGGCGGCCCTGGCGGAGGCCCTGCGCCAGTACACGCAGACGCATGACCAGGCGATGCGCCTCAGCATGGACCAGCGCGTCCTGCGCGAGCGGGAGGAGGCGCGCCGGAGCCTGCGCGAGCTGGTGGACCTGCTGCCCATCGTCTTCTGGAGCTTCGATCCGAAGGGCGTCTTCACCCTGTCGAAGGGCAGTGGCCTGGCGGCGGTGGGGCTCATCTCGGATCAGGCCGTGGGCCAGTCCCTCTATGACATGTATGGGGACCGGCCCGAGGTGCTCGACGCCGTCCGGCGGGCCCTGAAGGGCGAGCGCGTCTCGGTGGAGGTGAAGCTGGGCGAGGCCTGGTTCGACATGCGCTTCCAGCCGCAGTTCGGGCCCCAGGGCCAGGTGACCGAGGTGCTGGGGTTGTCGCTGGACATCACCGAGCGGCGGCATACCGAGGATGCGCTGCGGAGCACCGAGATGCGCTACCGGCTGGCGACCCTGGCCACCCGCGACACCGTCTGGGACTGGGACGTGACCGGGCAGAAGCTGCACTGGAGCGACAACGTCCACCGCCTGACGGGCTACCTGCCGGGGGAGATGGAGACCTCGTTCGAGTGGTGGG
This window of the Stigmatella erecta genome carries:
- a CDS encoding alkaline phosphatase D family protein codes for the protein MSQKLHRRTILQSIVAAAATTAFGCGDDAPSVSVSDRSRAYFPQSVASGEPRPDSVVLWTRAVDPEHAGDDTALTLEVSEEESFGTLVLQTEVVARAAHDHALKVKVTNLKPRTTYYYRFLYAHDGERFSTVVGRTRTAPAAGDEVPVKFAFASCQDYVGRYFNTWNRLLQLDEELDFVMFLGDYVYETTGDPAFQSTNSLRSVRFSEPAGALVQRTGIFEYYAAASLSNYRDLYKLIRTDAILQRVHERYPFIVMWDDHEFSDDCWGAHATYEDEKRSEEQTERRRNAEQAFFEFIPIDATPTGAAQGAIDVSSEPRFPDTRVYRDFEFGKHLKLIVTDYRTYRPDHLIAEDAYPGTVVMDAPTLAALGAAPAFASEQFAYINVDAPEYAQVKGALRQVYLQLATQAGAENPQGKADTWVKGNLALAYVNPVLAQIGVAPIPTANQPRGMAYVHMGKVGLFDIRGSRYVVVKDTFDLYAQYRYATSQGASENVLGAAQEAWFKERLTAKNTWKIIVSSVSLTPLVWDLRGKTDIPDATLRQRFAFNADGWDGFPTKRKELLQYVAANAQNALFISGDIHASYASVEENVPALTTPAISSGVVKELAGTAVMGAGYAEGSALYRYAIAELDPTLKAGNPNIVFSNSEAHGFVVLEVRANEALASFHLIPSSEVNKDYSLRNESELRNRFTRQDVRVQNGKISTL
- a CDS encoding GNAT family N-acetyltransferase; translation: MSTPDVRLVPALAEHLEAWLAIRAGPTSRRLLPLEDAPREALLRRLTEASSDVMDLRATSFRWMVESEGRIVGTVSARDLSRYHGRVEVGYMLAEDSLGRGLGTRALTLLLDKLFAIPSLYHVWLTTTEPNRASQGLARKLGFRQEGLLRGHCIVQGERMDQQVWGLLRPEWEAGRSARNLKPPEG
- a CDS encoding Tex family protein; amino-acid sequence: MHAYAAELARELGLKPEQVDKTLALQDEGATVPFIARYRKEATGGLDEVQIQTILDRAAERADFDARRETILRTIEGQGKLTPELSQALQKARTRAELEDLYLPYKPKRRTRAAIARERGLEPLADVLWKQEGRRGEDAGAKVRPFVNAEKGVPDGAAALAGARDICAERVAEDAGLRRAAREVCARSGRLGSSVVPAKKGETTKFEAYYAHEEPLAQAPSHRILALLRGEAEEVLRVKLTFPGDEVKGLLTSRVVTKPQALFAGELRAAAEDAWERLLEPSLESELRAELKERADRQAIAVFGENLRHLLLAPPAGTRPVLALDPGLRTGVKLVMLDDTGTVVETATLYTERSPDERARAARQFAAVVQKHRPELIAVGNGTGSREAEGFVREVQQQLGTKVAVVSVSEQGASVYSASEVAREEFPHLDVSLRGAVSIGRRLQDPLAELVKIDPKSIGVGQYQHDVEQGWLKKKLGEVVDSCVNAVGVDVNTASPQLLEHVSGVGPSLAKKLVAHRSQKGTFSTRRELLKVSGLGPKTFEQAAGFLRVRGPEPLDASAVHPERYPVVERMAKDLGVEVGALVGNGALVKKIDPKRYLGADLGELTLQDILAELEKPSRDPRGDFTALALRDDLKTLEDVKEGMVLQGVVTNVTAFGAFVDVGVHQDGLVHVSQLSTRFVKDPAEVVKVGDRLTVRVLSVDLVRKRLALSVRAAQEGGAAASSAPQAASRPPASPGRAPAGGRESPPRRPSGDRPAPAEKKGPEPFNNPFRHLKR
- a CDS encoding sensor histidine kinase; this translates as MSRDAVARTALAVFMGDRKKDILERWRNRVREGLDPLLVPKGFLDMLPGFFEAWLSTLTGWRGQLTLDASLEAISAIQRYGRHCFQSGLGIAELVRGHQLLRETVFDAMEEAQEPPDFAALRVLTGTLEAALAEALRQYTQTHDQAMRLSMDQRVLREREEARRSLRELVDLLPIVFWSFDPKGVFTLSKGSGLAAVGLISDQAVGQSLYDMYGDRPEVLDAVRRALKGERVSVEVKLGEAWFDMRFQPQFGPQGQVTEVLGLSLDITERRHTEDALRSTEMRYRLATLATRDTVWDWDVTGQKLHWSDNVHRLTGYLPGEMETSFEWWGERMHPEDRPSVHRSLQEAVEGEGEHWACEYRFLHKDGTYIILEDRGYIVRDAQGKALRVVGALEDITHRRVAEERARRRAEFEQYLIGIVSHDLRNPLNAITLASTVLLKREGVEPAQQQVLNRILFSARRANRMLRDLLDFTQARLSGGIPLKPQPLELHAFARQILDEIQLAHPSRRLILEQRGDGKGEWDSDRLAQVITNLVNNALAYSPGHCPVRVRTRGERDFVVLSIHNDGDPIPAELLPRLFQPLKRGRAKEGKAQGSIGLGLFIVKHIVEAHRGSISVHSTSANGTTFLVRLPRYTPPLAEATPSSGELVPRDTRH